A genomic segment from Rubrobacter tropicus encodes:
- a CDS encoding PilN domain-containing protein, producing MRRVNLIPPEDRRGRVEGLPGGTAGLLLVAGAALILLFVGIYFVFLLRLNNVESQVAELDGRISEQNSRLAELSPYRDLRERLDEKRPVADGIFRTRFPWDDFFQGLAFVVPETTALQTLTGEAAPVDVEAPAEQPLDPPGAVTFTGVALPEYENVADFVIRMNNLEHLSNAQLNSAELDRESFAEPAIAFEVASELVTVSGERGTEVRIEGGSPAEVAEAPEPIEVARSGSVSEDQYAGEASP from the coding sequence TTGAGGCGCGTCAACCTCATCCCGCCGGAGGACCGCAGGGGCCGGGTGGAAGGGCTGCCGGGCGGCACCGCGGGCCTGCTGCTCGTCGCGGGGGCCGCGTTAATACTGCTCTTTGTCGGCATCTACTTCGTTTTCTTGCTCAGGCTCAACAACGTAGAGAGCCAGGTCGCGGAGCTGGACGGCAGGATCTCAGAGCAAAACAGCCGCCTGGCCGAGCTCTCCCCGTATCGGGACCTGCGCGAGCGTCTGGACGAGAAGCGCCCCGTGGCCGACGGTATTTTCAGGACCCGCTTCCCCTGGGACGACTTCTTTCAGGGCCTCGCCTTCGTAGTGCCCGAGACGACCGCGCTCCAGACCCTCACGGGCGAGGCCGCGCCGGTGGACGTCGAGGCCCCGGCCGAGCAGCCCCTTGATCCCCCCGGCGCGGTGACCTTCACGGGGGTCGCCCTGCCCGAGTACGAGAACGTCGCGGACTTCGTCATCAGGATGAACAACCTAGAGCACCTCTCCAACGCGCAACTCAACTCCGCCGAGCTCGACAGGGAGAGCTTTGCCGAGCCCGCCATAGCGTTCGAGGTCGCCTCCGAACTCGTGACGGTCTCGGGCGAGCGGGGCACGGAGGTCCGCATAGAGGGCGGCAGCCCGGCCGAGGTGGCCGAGGCGCCCGAGCCCATCGAAGTCGCGCGGTCGGGCTCCGTGTCGGAAGACCAGTACGCGGGGGAGGCGTCTCCCTGA
- the pilM gene encoding pilus assembly protein PilM, translating to MGLSDFVAAVAEAADLPDDEAERRALDPRTGLGDEPEYGEPETEVVGDEAWDPALAYDARRGLEAAAGELAEEVQRSVDHHHAQPGAREVSRVVISGEGALISGLDTFLGERLGLPAERARPAERLSANRSNVSDEQLSAMEPVLAVAMGLAMEEA from the coding sequence ATCGGCCTCTCGGATTTCGTCGCCGCCGTCGCGGAGGCCGCCGACCTGCCCGACGACGAGGCCGAGAGGCGGGCCCTCGACCCCCGCACCGGCCTCGGCGACGAGCCGGAGTACGGGGAGCCCGAGACCGAAGTCGTCGGGGACGAGGCGTGGGACCCGGCGCTCGCCTACGACGCGCGGCGGGGGCTCGAGGCCGCGGCCGGGGAGCTGGCCGAGGAGGTGCAGAGGTCCGTCGACCACCACCACGCCCAGCCCGGCGCCAGGGAAGTCTCCCGCGTCGTGATCTCCGGCGAGGGGGCCCTGATCTCCGGCCTCGACACGTTCCTCGGGGAGCGTCTCGGCCTGCCGGCGGAGCGGGCCAGGCCGGCCGAGAGGCTCTCCGCCAACCGCTCCAACGTCTCCGACGAGCAACTCAGCGCCATGGAACCCGTGCTCGCAGTGGCGATGGGCCTCGCGATGGAGGAAGCTTGA
- the aroC gene encoding chorismate synthase: MRFGFSTAGESHGPGEVTLVHGVPAGLGLLAEDVDRDLARRQQGYGRGGRQKIEKDKVEFLGGVRHGYTLGSPVAMLVRNRDYANWEHRMSPAPVEDPPDPITLPRPGHADLAGMQKYAFDDLRNVLERSSARETTARVAAGGVAKKLLSDFGVEIHSAVYRIGTVAYPKERAVVDAARADESEVRCPDPEVSERMKEEIDAARYARDALGGEFVVVAHGCPPGLGSYVDWRDKVDARLAAAILSINAMKGVEFGMGFGLAAKRSSEVQDEILAENGHLARASNRLGGIEGGMTNGEPVVVSAAMKPISTIAKQLRTVDISTGEETKAFKERADSCAVPAAAVIGESMVAVVLAEAFLEKFGADNMTDIRAAHDSYARRLAEAGVAAR, from the coding sequence TTGAGGTTCGGTTTTTCGACCGCGGGTGAGTCGCACGGTCCGGGTGAGGTTACCCTGGTGCATGGGGTTCCGGCCGGGCTCGGGCTGTTGGCGGAGGACGTGGACCGCGACCTCGCCCGCAGGCAGCAGGGCTACGGCCGGGGCGGTCGGCAGAAGATAGAGAAAGACAAGGTCGAGTTTTTGGGCGGGGTGCGCCACGGTTACACGCTCGGGTCTCCCGTGGCGATGCTCGTGCGCAACAGGGACTACGCCAACTGGGAGCACCGCATGTCCCCGGCGCCGGTCGAGGACCCGCCGGATCCCATAACCCTCCCGAGGCCCGGGCACGCAGACCTCGCCGGTATGCAGAAGTACGCCTTCGACGACCTGCGCAACGTGCTGGAGCGCTCCAGCGCCCGCGAGACGACGGCCCGCGTCGCCGCCGGCGGCGTCGCCAAGAAGCTCCTCTCCGACTTTGGGGTCGAGATCCACAGCGCCGTCTACCGCATAGGTACCGTCGCCTACCCCAAGGAACGGGCCGTCGTTGACGCCGCCCGCGCCGACGAGTCCGAGGTCCGTTGCCCGGACCCGGAGGTCTCCGAAAGAATGAAAGAGGAGATCGACGCGGCCCGCTACGCCAGGGACGCGCTCGGCGGCGAGTTCGTCGTCGTCGCCCACGGTTGCCCGCCGGGGCTCGGCTCCTACGTGGACTGGCGCGACAAGGTCGACGCCCGGCTCGCGGCGGCGATCCTCTCCATAAACGCCATGAAGGGCGTCGAGTTCGGGATGGGCTTCGGGCTCGCCGCGAAACGGTCCAGCGAGGTGCAGGACGAGATCCTGGCCGAGAACGGCCACCTCGCCCGCGCGAGCAACCGCCTCGGCGGCATCGAGGGCGGCATGACCAACGGCGAGCCCGTCGTGGTCTCGGCCGCCATGAAGCCGATCTCGACGATAGCCAAACAACTCAGGACGGTGGACATCTCCACGGGCGAGGAGACGAAGGCCTTCAAGGAGAGGGCCGACTCCTGCGCCGTGCCGGCCGCCGCCGTTATCGGGGAGTCGATGGTGGCGGTAGTCCTCGCCGAGGCGTTCCTCGAGAAGTTCGGCGCGGACAACATGACGGACATCCGCGCCGCCCACGACTCCTACGCCCGGCGCCTCGCAGAGGCGGGCGTGGCGGCCCGCTGA
- the pilM gene encoding type IV pilus biogenesis protein PilM, with amino-acid sequence MERIKSLARVKSAAIGLDIDRGAIKAVQVSYRGGAYTLKHVGYHRLPPGTIVDGEVADDQLLAEELTEFWDAHAFGGKSVFLGLSNQKVVVRMLEFPPMSAEDLKGAIEFEAAEHIPMPPDEAVLDHVVLGPRGEPGEGDRVLVVAAQREMVKRYTDAVRAGGLRPVGVDVKALALTRSAAPSTFFEDGGPRSCSTWG; translated from the coding sequence TTGGAGCGCATAAAGAGTTTGGCGAGGGTAAAGTCCGCGGCGATCGGTTTGGACATAGACCGGGGGGCGATCAAAGCCGTCCAGGTCTCTTACCGGGGTGGGGCGTACACCCTCAAGCACGTCGGGTATCACAGGCTGCCGCCCGGGACCATCGTGGACGGGGAGGTCGCCGACGACCAGCTGCTGGCCGAGGAGCTCACCGAGTTCTGGGACGCCCACGCTTTCGGCGGAAAGTCCGTCTTCCTCGGGCTCTCCAACCAGAAGGTCGTGGTCAGGATGCTGGAGTTCCCGCCGATGTCCGCCGAGGACCTCAAGGGCGCCATAGAGTTCGAGGCGGCCGAGCACATACCGATGCCGCCCGACGAGGCCGTGCTCGACCACGTGGTCCTCGGCCCGCGGGGGGAGCCGGGAGAGGGCGACCGCGTGCTGGTCGTGGCCGCCCAGAGGGAGATGGTGAAGCGCTACACCGACGCCGTGCGGGCCGGCGGGCTGCGGCCCGTGGGCGTGGACGTCAAGGCGCTCGCGCTTACCCGCTCCGCGGCGCCGAGCACCTTCTTCGAGGATGGGGGGCCGCGGTCCTGCTCGACGTGGGGGTGA
- a CDS encoding methionyl-tRNA formyltransferase: MERAIMAGERETGVSIMQMDEGLDTGPVALQRPAPIGPDTTGGELTDALASIGAEAVIEVLASIEDSGLTLTVQDSLFATYASKLTDEDKTIRWERSAGEVHDLVRALAPGIGARAFHPDVDGPLKIWRSAVADGERSGTEPGRIHAENQRMLVECGVGALEVLQLQTPGGRRVSARDFLLGRRLEGAFEA; this comes from the coding sequence ATAGAACGCGCGATCATGGCCGGCGAAAGGGAGACCGGCGTCTCCATCATGCAGATGGACGAAGGCCTCGACACGGGACCCGTGGCCCTCCAACGACCCGCCCCCATAGGCCCCGACACAACAGGTGGCGAACTTACCGACGCGCTCGCGAGCATAGGGGCTGAAGCTGTGATCGAGGTTCTGGCCAGCATCGAGGACAGCGGGCTAACCCTGACCGTGCAGGACAGTCTTTTTGCAACGTACGCTTCTAAACTTACGGACGAGGATAAGACTATCAGGTGGGAGAGGAGCGCGGGGGAGGTGCACGATCTCGTGCGGGCGCTGGCGCCCGGGATCGGGGCGCGGGCCTTCCATCCGGATGTCGACGGACCCCTGAAGATCTGGCGCTCCGCGGTAGCGGATGGGGAGCGCTCTGGGACGGAGCCGGGCCGCATACACGCGGAAAACCAGCGTATGCTCGTGGAATGCGGGGTCGGGGCGCTCGAAGTGCTCCAGTTGCAGACGCCTGGAGGAAGACGTGTCAGCGCAAGGGATTTCTTGCTCGGTCGTCGCCTGGAAGGGGCATTCGAGGCCTGA
- a CDS encoding shikimate kinase: MPGHVAIVGYMGSGKTTVGRLLARNTGRAFVDLDAEVSRRAGVSIPGIFAEHGEERFRDIEREALLEALAREENCVVSCGGGAVLRPENRAALRGTPTVFLREDIDVLYARTRGANRPLRGGSREDFARRYAERLPLYQEVADVEVDADGRSAAAVVEEVERCLSRL, encoded by the coding sequence TTGCCGGGACACGTGGCCATCGTCGGCTACATGGGTAGCGGCAAGACGACCGTGGGGCGCCTGCTCGCCCGAAACACCGGACGCGCCTTCGTCGACCTCGACGCGGAGGTCTCGCGAAGGGCCGGTGTCTCGATACCCGGGATCTTCGCCGAACACGGAGAGGAACGCTTTAGAGACATCGAACGGGAAGCCCTCCTGGAAGCCCTCGCCAGGGAAGAGAATTGCGTCGTCTCCTGCGGCGGCGGCGCCGTCTTGCGTCCGGAGAACCGCGCCGCCCTGCGCGGCACGCCGACGGTCTTTCTGCGCGAGGACATCGACGTCCTCTACGCCCGCACCCGCGGCGCCAACCGTCCCCTCAGGGGCGGCTCCAGGGAAGACTTCGCCCGGCGCTACGCCGAAAGACTGCCCCTGTATCAAGAAGTCGCCGACGTCGAGGTCGACGCGGACGGCCGCAGCGCCGCCGCAGTAGTCGAGGAGGTAGAGCGGTGCCTGTCGAGACTATAG
- a CDS encoding PglD-related sugar-binding protein yields the protein MQEIGLEEEMRVVIVGAGGFGRIALDVLLAGGFGERVLGFYDDAHAALAARVRGYPVLGDVEMLKSMLSVEPAHVVVAITDNAARLNIANALRRLGGQFFTAVHPLAYVSDAATVGGGCVLAAGAVVHPDAAVGSHCFVGPGAAVDRDSEVGAGVWVSAGCVVGPGARVGARAVLGPNASVGRKAEVGPGAEVEGQRHVGREGA from the coding sequence GTGCAGGAAATAGGCCTCGAAGAAGAGATGAGGGTTGTGATCGTCGGGGCGGGGGGCTTCGGGCGGATCGCCCTGGACGTGCTTCTGGCCGGCGGCTTTGGGGAGCGGGTGCTCGGTTTCTACGACGACGCTCACGCGGCGCTTGCCGCGAGGGTCAGGGGGTATCCCGTGCTGGGGGACGTGGAGATGCTCAAGAGCATGCTCTCCGTGGAGCCCGCGCACGTGGTCGTCGCGATTACGGACAACGCGGCCCGGCTGAACATCGCCAACGCCCTGCGGCGCCTCGGCGGCCAGTTCTTCACGGCGGTCCATCCCCTCGCCTACGTCTCGGACGCGGCCACCGTCGGGGGTGGGTGCGTGCTCGCGGCGGGTGCCGTCGTCCACCCAGACGCCGCCGTCGGCAGCCACTGCTTCGTCGGCCCGGGGGCCGCCGTGGACAGGGACTCCGAGGTCGGGGCCGGGGTGTGGGTCTCCGCCGGTTGCGTGGTCGGTCCGGGGGCGCGGGTCGGCGCGCGGGCGGTGCTCGGGCCGAACGCGAGCGTCGGGCGCAAGGCGGAGGTCGGGCCCGGGGCCGAGGTCGAAGGGCAGCGGCACGTGGGTAGGGAGGGGGCTTGA
- a CDS encoding type IV pilus inner membrane component PilO — translation MDTRQRNLILLGVLGIIALGVAFYFLFLGPLLTNLEEQVQAREDRQAQLQQLEAEVAQLEEVRRNSPELQRQLLELSKRIPSQPEVDTLTFQIEEIAEAAEVTQTEVVRGDPEPPEGGGDFTVQPITMSFEGTYEELQDFLTRADALVRLVTINEVNYEIAEEGTTAAPEIEQLLLVQIEAEVYYQPTGVSDGTAPVAPGAPESTTGSAPAEATDGG, via the coding sequence ATGGATACCCGTCAGCGGAACCTGATCCTGCTCGGCGTCCTCGGCATCATCGCCCTGGGTGTCGCCTTCTACTTTCTCTTCCTCGGGCCGCTTCTCACCAACCTAGAGGAGCAGGTCCAGGCGCGAGAGGACCGCCAGGCGCAACTCCAGCAACTCGAAGCCGAGGTGGCGCAGCTCGAGGAGGTACGGCGTAATTCTCCTGAGCTCCAGCGCCAGTTGCTCGAGCTCAGCAAACGCATCCCGAGCCAACCGGAGGTCGATACGCTGACCTTCCAGATAGAGGAGATAGCGGAGGCCGCCGAAGTAACCCAGACGGAGGTGGTGCGCGGCGACCCCGAGCCGCCCGAGGGCGGTGGCGACTTTACCGTTCAACCGATTACAATGTCTTTTGAAGGCACCTACGAGGAGTTGCAGGACTTCCTTACCCGGGCCGATGCGCTGGTCCGGCTGGTGACCATAAACGAAGTGAATTACGAGATCGCGGAGGAAGGCACGACAGCGGCACCTGAGATCGAACAGCTCCTTCTCGTACAGATAGAGGCCGAGGTCTACTATCAGCCCACCGGCGTGTCCGACGGGACCGCGCCCGTGGCGCCCGGCGCCCCCGAGTCGACCACGGGCTCCGCGCCGGCGGAGGCTACCGACGGTGGATAG